A stretch of the Gossypium hirsutum isolate 1008001.06 chromosome D07, Gossypium_hirsutum_v2.1, whole genome shotgun sequence genome encodes the following:
- the LOC107956576 gene encoding uncharacterized protein isoform X2, whose translation MASMLSSQGMVLATAMAVSGTVILLAFRYQKSFPLPHPSQQVLRSCISSGKKREKKKKKKVHFAEDVMEPRGDGLQVKNHVRIFSNNSSSKLKKFGGDGGKQGGEMPANRVALYHGILRDRGVQRLAYSY comes from the exons ATGGCTTCAATGTTGAGCTCTCAAGGAATGGTTCTTGCAACAGCTATGGCAGTCTCAGGCACTGTAATTCTTCTCGCTTTTCGATATCAGAAATCTTTCCCTCTCCCCCATCCTTCACAACAAGTTCTTCGCTCCTGCATATCTTCTG GGAAGAAAagggagaagaaaaagaagaagaaagtgcACTTTGCAGAAGATGTGATGGAGCCCAGAGGCGATGGATTACAGGTGAAGAATCATGTTAGAATATTTAGCAATAATTCTTCATCAAAGTTGAAGAAATTTGGTGGTGATGGTGGTAAACAGGGAGGAGAAATGCCTGCTAACAGAGTTGCTCTTTACCATGGAATTCTAAGGGATCGTGGTGTTCAACGATTGGCTTACTCTTActga
- the LOC107956576 gene encoding uncharacterized protein isoform X1: MASMLSSQGMVLATAMAVSGTVILLAFRYQKSFPLPHPSQQVLRSCISSEGKKREKKKKKKVHFAEDVMEPRGDGLQVKNHVRIFSNNSSSKLKKFGGDGGKQGGEMPANRVALYHGILRDRGVQRLAYSY; the protein is encoded by the exons ATGGCTTCAATGTTGAGCTCTCAAGGAATGGTTCTTGCAACAGCTATGGCAGTCTCAGGCACTGTAATTCTTCTCGCTTTTCGATATCAGAAATCTTTCCCTCTCCCCCATCCTTCACAACAAGTTCTTCGCTCCTGCATATCTTCTG AAGGGAAGAAAagggagaagaaaaagaagaagaaagtgcACTTTGCAGAAGATGTGATGGAGCCCAGAGGCGATGGATTACAGGTGAAGAATCATGTTAGAATATTTAGCAATAATTCTTCATCAAAGTTGAAGAAATTTGGTGGTGATGGTGGTAAACAGGGAGGAGAAATGCCTGCTAACAGAGTTGCTCTTTACCATGGAATTCTAAGGGATCGTGGTGTTCAACGATTGGCTTACTCTTActga